In one window of Niallia sp. Man26 DNA:
- a CDS encoding ThuA domain-containing protein, with the protein MNKKALIVWGGWDGHQPEQVADIFKGILEEENFQVEVSNSLDSYADKEKLQSLDLIVPHWTMGEIERKYVLNISEAVATGVGLAGCHGGMCDSFRNNVDWQFMTGGNWVAHPGNDGVEYTINIKHSSSPLLKDISDFKVASEQYYLHYDPAVEVLATTRFPMFHGPHSANKAVDMPVVWTKRWGHGNVFYNSLGHQANIVAMPEVSLIMRRGFLWAAAGKALAHKVDEASSFGNVRTYTGMGDSQ; encoded by the coding sequence ATGAATAAAAAGGCTTTGATTGTTTGGGGCGGGTGGGATGGCCATCAGCCTGAACAAGTTGCAGACATTTTTAAAGGAATCCTCGAAGAAGAAAATTTCCAAGTAGAAGTCTCCAATTCACTAGACTCTTATGCAGACAAGGAAAAGTTACAGTCATTAGACTTGATTGTTCCTCATTGGACAATGGGAGAAATCGAAAGAAAGTATGTCTTAAATATCTCTGAAGCAGTGGCTACAGGTGTCGGCTTAGCTGGATGCCATGGTGGAATGTGTGACTCTTTCCGAAATAATGTTGACTGGCAGTTTATGACGGGTGGAAATTGGGTCGCTCATCCTGGTAATGATGGCGTGGAATACACTATAAACATTAAGCATTCGTCTAGCCCGCTGTTAAAGGATATTTCTGATTTTAAAGTCGCTAGTGAGCAATATTACCTTCATTATGATCCAGCTGTAGAAGTGTTAGCAACTACCCGCTTTCCAATGTTTCACGGCCCTCATTCAGCCAACAAAGCAGTAGATATGCCTGTTGTCTGGACAAAACGCTGGGGCCACGGAAATGTATTTTATAATTCGTTAGGTCATCAGGCCAATATTGTTGCAATGCCGGAAGTCTCACTTATTATGCGCCGAGGATTTTTATGGGCCGCTGCTGGAAAGGCACTGGCCCATAAAGTAGATGAAGCTTCGTCTTTCGGAAATGTGCGTACCTATACTGGTATGGGAGACAGTCAATAA
- a CDS encoding TrkH family potassium uptake protein, whose translation MKSKIKILTKRLSAAQIIVFYYIVAVMISTILLLLPITQKQDTELALIDALFISISAVTVTGLATVDVSQLLSVPGTFIFSVILQFGGIGVMAFGTILWLVSGKKIGLRARILMTTEQNSPTFSGIVRLIRLIFFFFVTVELLGAIAIGTYFLKYFPTWQEAYLQGFFASVAATTNAGFDITGKSLIPFADDYFVLTFNIVLFIIGSLGFPVLMEVSQWVRHKGKSTFQFSLFTKITTATFFILIVVGFFIIYLFEYNHFFADKHWHQSFFHALFYSISSRTGGMAISNVNELSLPTILLMSIFMFIGASPSSAGGGIRTTTFAVMLLTIYNYANENRTIKIFKREIDEEDIIKSFIVFTTAMILCSVAVVILTCIESRFSLMEILFEVSSAFGTVGLSLGITPDLSAAGKCVIMLLMFIGKIGMFTFLFAMGGKSVKHPYHYPKERIIIG comes from the coding sequence ATGAAAAGTAAAATAAAGATTTTAACAAAACGACTATCTGCTGCTCAAATAATTGTTTTTTATTACATAGTAGCTGTGATGATTTCAACCATTTTGTTGCTGCTGCCTATAACTCAAAAGCAGGATACAGAGCTCGCACTAATTGATGCGCTCTTCATTTCAATAAGTGCGGTAACAGTTACAGGATTAGCTACGGTAGATGTGAGCCAGCTGCTTAGTGTTCCCGGTACGTTTATATTTTCGGTCATCCTCCAGTTTGGTGGTATTGGAGTCATGGCATTCGGTACAATACTATGGCTTGTATCTGGAAAAAAGATCGGATTAAGAGCAAGAATACTCATGACTACAGAACAGAACAGCCCGACTTTTTCCGGAATCGTTCGGCTTATACGATTGATTTTCTTTTTCTTTGTCACGGTTGAGCTATTAGGGGCTATTGCCATCGGTACATATTTTCTGAAGTATTTCCCTACATGGCAAGAGGCTTATTTGCAAGGTTTCTTCGCTTCTGTTGCTGCTACAACCAATGCTGGTTTTGATATTACTGGAAAGTCACTAATTCCATTCGCAGATGATTATTTTGTGCTAACCTTTAATATTGTCCTTTTTATTATCGGATCCCTTGGATTTCCTGTGTTAATGGAGGTAAGTCAGTGGGTCAGACATAAGGGGAAGAGCACATTCCAATTCTCGTTGTTCACAAAAATTACAACAGCAACTTTTTTCATACTGATTGTTGTTGGATTTTTTATCATCTACTTGTTTGAGTACAATCATTTCTTTGCAGATAAGCATTGGCATCAATCCTTTTTCCATGCTTTGTTTTATTCCATATCTTCAAGAACTGGCGGAATGGCGATCAGCAATGTGAACGAACTATCGCTACCTACCATTTTGTTAATGAGTATATTTATGTTTATAGGAGCATCTCCAAGCAGTGCTGGCGGGGGGATAAGGACCACAACGTTTGCTGTGATGCTGCTAACGATATACAATTATGCAAACGAAAATAGAACAATAAAAATATTTAAAAGAGAGATTGATGAGGAAGATATCATTAAGTCGTTCATTGTATTCACTACAGCTATGATACTTTGCAGTGTAGCAGTTGTCATTCTTACATGCATCGAATCAAGGTTTTCCTTAATGGAAATTTTATTCGAAGTTTCCTCTGCTTTTGGCACTGTAGGCCTTTCGCTTGGAATTACTCCAGATTTGAGTGCTGCTGGTAAGTGTGTAATCATGCTATTAATGTTTATCGGGAAGATCGGAATGTTTACCTTCCTATTCGCTATGGGAGGCAAATCAGTTAAACATCCGTATCACTATCCAAAAGAGCGTATCATTATAGGATAA
- a CDS encoding CBO0543 family protein, which translates to MKSNHVFDDFAKKQQLLEDEKLQMWFDHSLFTFQWWFGALLLIISIVIFIIFRKRNSTDRLLYVGTFTALLSSLLDLVGNSLGFFHYHYEVIPFTDNYFPWSISIIPVSIMFLLQVKPNTSPYIKALALSLIVSFVILPFLKFIGIYHPVHWKMYYSAPVIFIIYLIADYLSKKDRFTKLNEE; encoded by the coding sequence ATGAAAAGCAATCATGTTTTTGACGATTTTGCTAAAAAACAACAACTGCTAGAAGATGAAAAATTACAAATGTGGTTTGATCATTCCCTTTTTACATTCCAATGGTGGTTCGGTGCTTTATTGCTTATCATTTCAATCGTAATATTTATTATATTTAGGAAGAGAAATAGCACAGACCGCCTACTTTACGTAGGAACTTTTACTGCCTTGCTATCCTCCTTACTTGATCTAGTTGGCAATTCTCTAGGTTTTTTTCATTATCATTATGAAGTCATACCATTTACAGATAATTATTTTCCTTGGAGTATTTCCATAATACCAGTTTCAATCATGTTCTTATTGCAAGTAAAACCTAATACAAGTCCCTATATTAAAGCACTTGCATTATCACTAATAGTATCTTTTGTCATCCTGCCATTTCTTAAGTTCATTGGGATATATCACCCTGTTCATTGGAAAATGTATTATTCGGCTCCCGTAATATTTATTATTTATTTAATTGCTGATTATTTATCTAAAAAGGATAGATTTACGAAGTTGAATGAAGAGTAA
- a CDS encoding Gfo/Idh/MocA family oxidoreductase, with the protein MKKLKVGIIGCGNISSIYMENCPKFPHLELVACADLDIQRAHSQAEKFNIPKACSVMELLNEPEIDLVINLTIPKAHASVCIQALKAGKHVYTEKPLAVTRDEGKQILETAKERNLLVGSAPDTFLGAGIQTAIHLIEQGEIGVPIGASAFMICRGHEHWHPDPAFYYDVGGGPMFDMGPYYLTALVALLGPIKRISGFTRISYPERTVLSEPKAGTTIDVKIPTHISGVIDFASGVIGNITTSFDAFGGTSLPPIEIYGSEGTLLVPDPNTFGGPVKIRKRDEIEFKEVPLEYGHAQNSRGLGVADMAQAIMDGGHYRANGKLAYHVLEAMHGFHDSSDSGRHYMMESTCNRPEPVSIKIQSN; encoded by the coding sequence ATGAAAAAACTTAAAGTTGGCATCATTGGATGTGGAAATATTAGTTCTATTTATATGGAAAACTGTCCGAAATTCCCTCATCTCGAACTTGTCGCCTGTGCCGATTTAGATATACAGCGGGCCCATTCTCAAGCTGAAAAATTTAATATTCCCAAAGCCTGTTCTGTGATGGAACTGCTGAATGAGCCGGAGATTGACCTTGTGATCAATTTAACCATTCCAAAAGCACATGCCTCTGTCTGTATTCAAGCACTTAAAGCAGGCAAGCATGTTTATACGGAAAAACCGCTGGCAGTTACACGCGATGAAGGCAAACAAATTTTAGAAACAGCAAAAGAAAGAAATCTGCTTGTTGGCAGTGCGCCTGATACCTTCTTAGGTGCAGGAATTCAAACAGCCATCCATTTAATAGAGCAAGGTGAAATTGGTGTGCCTATCGGTGCATCTGCGTTTATGATTTGCCGCGGTCATGAACATTGGCATCCAGACCCAGCCTTCTATTATGACGTCGGCGGTGGACCAATGTTTGATATGGGACCATACTACTTAACAGCCTTGGTTGCCTTATTAGGACCAATTAAGCGAATTTCCGGCTTCACCCGGATCAGCTATCCTGAAAGAACAGTACTGAGCGAACCAAAAGCAGGTACTACGATCGACGTAAAGATTCCCACCCATATCTCAGGTGTTATAGATTTTGCTTCAGGGGTGATTGGAAATATCACCACAAGCTTCGATGCATTTGGCGGTACATCTCTTCCACCTATTGAAATATACGGCAGCGAAGGAACATTACTAGTTCCTGATCCAAACACATTTGGTGGACCTGTTAAGATTAGAAAACGTGACGAAATTGAATTTAAAGAGGTGCCTTTAGAATACGGTCACGCTCAAAACAGCAGAGGACTTGGCGTGGCAGATATGGCCCAAGCGATTATGGATGGTGGTCACTACCGGGCCAATGGCAAGTTAGCGTATCATGTGTTAGAAGCAATGCATGGCTTCCACGATTCCTCTGATAGCGGCAGACATTATATGATGGAAAGTACATGTAATCGTCCCGAGCCAGTCTCCATAAAAATACAGAGTAATTGA
- a CDS encoding Gfo/Idh/MocA family oxidoreductase, which translates to MEKLRIGMVGYKFMGKAHSHAYRDLPMFFPNIVHPEMKVICGRDESGVSAAAKQFGWEEYSTDWKTLLERDDIDLIDINAPSDAHKEIALAAAKAGKHVFCEKPLALTLKDSREMLEVVEACGVKHMVGFNYRFAPAVILAKKLLDEGKLGEIYHFRACFLQDWLVDPNFPLAWRLQKEIAGSGSHGDLGAHLIDLAHYLIGDIEEVIGMSKTFIKERPIPAQMSGLTAKGSNSEEKAAVTVDDATLFLARFANGALGSFEATRFAAGHRCTNTFELNGSKGSVIFDFERMNELQVYFTDDDEDVQGFRRVLATDPSHAFAENWWPPGHTIGYEHTFIHEVVELMEAFRENRQPVPNFRDGVKCQQVLEAVDLSIEKRQWIRISDV; encoded by the coding sequence ATGGAGAAACTCAGAATTGGAATGGTCGGCTATAAATTTATGGGCAAGGCGCACAGTCATGCATACCGAGATCTTCCCATGTTCTTCCCGAACATTGTTCATCCTGAAATGAAGGTCATTTGCGGCCGGGATGAAAGCGGTGTTTCAGCTGCCGCCAAACAATTTGGCTGGGAGGAGTATTCAACCGACTGGAAGACTTTATTGGAAAGAGACGATATTGATTTAATCGATATCAATGCCCCAAGTGATGCACATAAAGAAATCGCATTGGCTGCAGCAAAGGCAGGCAAGCATGTTTTTTGCGAAAAACCGTTAGCGCTTACATTAAAGGACTCTAGAGAAATGCTTGAAGTAGTTGAGGCTTGTGGGGTTAAACATATGGTTGGATTTAACTATCGCTTCGCTCCTGCTGTTATACTGGCAAAAAAGCTTTTAGATGAAGGTAAATTAGGTGAAATTTATCATTTCAGAGCTTGTTTTTTACAGGACTGGCTTGTTGATCCTAACTTTCCCCTTGCCTGGAGACTGCAGAAAGAAATTGCCGGTTCAGGATCACATGGAGACCTTGGCGCTCATCTGATTGATTTGGCTCATTACCTAATTGGCGATATAGAAGAGGTAATTGGGATGAGCAAAACCTTTATTAAAGAGCGGCCAATTCCTGCCCAAATGTCCGGTTTAACTGCAAAAGGCAGCAATAGCGAGGAAAAAGCAGCTGTTACGGTGGATGACGCTACCTTATTTCTAGCTCGTTTCGCCAATGGAGCATTAGGAAGCTTTGAAGCGACACGGTTTGCTGCAGGCCATCGCTGTACGAATACGTTTGAACTCAATGGAAGTAAAGGTAGTGTTATTTTCGACTTTGAGCGGATGAATGAGCTGCAAGTTTATTTTACTGATGATGATGAAGATGTACAGGGTTTCCGCCGCGTCTTAGCAACTGATCCAAGTCATGCTTTCGCTGAAAATTGGTGGCCGCCGGGACATACAATTGGCTATGAACACACGTTTATTCACGAAGTAGTAGAACTTATGGAAGCATTCCGTGAGAATCGTCAGCCTGTCCCAAACTTCCGTGATGGCGTCAAGTGCCAGCAAGTTTTGGAAGCGGTTGATTTATCAATTGAGAAACGCCAATGGATTCGAATTTCCGATGTTTAA
- a CDS encoding GRP family sugar transporter produces the protein MSIILALLAAVFAALTGILAKIGIKNVNSNLATAIRTIVVLIMSFLMVVVTNNLDNIFLINWKDFIFIVLSGITTGLSWLCYFKAIQIGDVSKVVPIDKSSVVMTILLSFIILGEPVTTMVVIGNTLITIGTFILIGRLKKNSNTSYSNSYILLSFLSAIFAALTAILAKIGIEDVDSNTATFIRTIVIIIFAWGIVFFQRTHTQMKTITRKSYIFLILSGMATGLSWLCFFAAISIGKVSIVTPIDKFSVVITMILSIIILKEKPTKNTIFGCFIITIGTIFLLF, from the coding sequence ATGAGTATTATATTGGCATTATTAGCAGCAGTATTTGCTGCATTAACGGGGATTCTAGCAAAGATAGGAATAAAAAATGTAAATTCTAATTTGGCTACAGCGATTAGAACTATTGTTGTATTAATCATGTCTTTCTTAATGGTTGTGGTTACTAATAACTTAGATAATATTTTTCTAATTAATTGGAAGGACTTTATCTTTATTGTACTATCTGGAATAACAACTGGACTATCATGGCTTTGTTATTTTAAAGCAATACAAATAGGGGATGTTTCAAAAGTAGTGCCTATAGATAAATCTAGTGTAGTAATGACAATACTCCTTTCATTTATTATTTTAGGTGAGCCTGTTACAACAATGGTTGTTATCGGTAATACTCTGATTACAATAGGTACATTTATATTAATAGGAAGACTCAAAAAAAATTCAAATACGTCCTATTCCAACTCATACATATTATTATCTTTCCTATCAGCAATCTTTGCCGCACTAACAGCGATTCTCGCGAAGATTGGTATAGAAGATGTAGATTCAAATACAGCTACTTTCATACGTACCATCGTAATTATTATTTTTGCTTGGGGGATTGTATTCTTTCAACGTACACATACTCAAATGAAAACCATAACTAGAAAAAGCTATATATTCTTAATCTTATCTGGTATGGCAACAGGGCTGTCATGGTTATGTTTTTTTGCAGCTATTTCCATCGGGAAAGTGTCTATAGTCACACCAATAGATAAATTTAGTGTGGTGATTACGATGATTTTAAGTATCATTATATTAAAAGAGAAGCCGACGAAGAATACCATATTCGGATGTTTTATTATCACAATAGGAACTATTTTTCTTTTATTCTGA
- a CDS encoding PadR family transcriptional regulator: MNAQFKKGVLDLIVLLIIDKEDEYGYSLVKKISTKIIISEGTVYPILRRLVREKNLTIYNKESKEGPFRKYYSITKDGINKLETLKYEWNEFFLIINCFIEENDKYKQD; encoded by the coding sequence ATGAACGCTCAGTTTAAAAAAGGTGTACTTGATTTAATAGTCTTGTTAATAATAGATAAAGAGGATGAATACGGGTATTCACTAGTAAAAAAAATATCTACTAAAATAATCATTTCTGAAGGTACTGTTTATCCGATATTAAGAAGATTAGTTAGAGAAAAAAACCTAACCATATATAATAAGGAGTCTAAAGAAGGGCCATTTAGAAAATATTATAGTATTACAAAGGATGGGATTAATAAACTAGAAACATTGAAATATGAATGGAATGAATTTTTTCTAATAATTAACTGCTTTATTGAAGAGAATGATAAATATAAACAAGATTAA
- a CDS encoding MFS transporter, with protein sequence MKELLKNRVFLIVQGADLLQQIGIWTRNMALLFYIMERTNNNPTAVSLLTTLEYLPIFIFSLIGGTYADRWNPKKTVVYGDALSALSMLLLLILISNGVWQSVFAATVISAIISQFSQPSSAVIYKKHIPVNLVGSAIGISQSLMAIFTILGPVLGTFIYTQLGLETSIWVLFAIFTLASGLQLFLPKTEKNKSKQERKSALIDVKEGLVYVFKHNNLKYIACLFFIVGISFGITQPLDVFVIMERLGLPKESVQWFAAAEGIGMLLGGGLAVTLSSFVEKYSKYVLTTTIIALSLITIIEILSFWPLLTAAARILSGLSAAFFQVIFSTMMMKEVASDYIGRTNGIIMPLMMAGMLLGSASSGFIVLKVDLFGAYVLSAILTLSCIILTSRLQLEKVELRTN encoded by the coding sequence ATGAAGGAACTTCTTAAGAATAGAGTATTTCTAATAGTACAGGGGGCAGACCTATTACAACAAATTGGAATTTGGACCCGTAATATGGCTTTGCTTTTTTATATTATGGAAAGAACGAATAATAATCCGACAGCAGTTTCTTTACTAACTACATTAGAATATTTACCTATATTTATCTTTTCTTTAATTGGCGGAACATATGCTGATAGGTGGAACCCCAAAAAGACTGTGGTCTATGGAGATGCTTTAAGTGCTCTTTCTATGCTGTTATTATTGATACTAATATCTAATGGAGTTTGGCAATCTGTTTTTGCAGCGACAGTAATATCTGCAATTATTAGTCAGTTTTCACAACCATCTTCAGCAGTCATTTACAAAAAACATATTCCAGTGAATTTGGTGGGTAGTGCTATAGGGATCAGCCAAAGTTTAATGGCGATATTTACTATTTTAGGTCCGGTGCTGGGAACATTTATATATACACAATTAGGGTTAGAAACATCCATTTGGGTATTGTTTGCCATTTTCACCTTAGCATCTGGACTACAATTGTTTTTACCGAAAACAGAGAAAAATAAATCAAAACAGGAAAGAAAATCAGCATTAATAGACGTAAAAGAGGGACTAGTTTACGTATTTAAGCATAACAATTTGAAATATATTGCTTGCTTATTTTTTATTGTTGGTATTTCTTTTGGAATTACTCAACCATTAGATGTGTTCGTAATCATGGAAAGGTTAGGATTACCTAAAGAAAGTGTTCAGTGGTTTGCTGCTGCAGAAGGAATCGGGATGTTGCTTGGGGGAGGACTTGCGGTAACACTATCGTCGTTTGTTGAGAAATATAGCAAATATGTCTTAACAACAACCATAATAGCTCTTTCTCTTATTACCATTATTGAAATCTTGTCATTCTGGCCACTTTTAACTGCAGCTGCGCGGATATTATCAGGACTGTCTGCTGCTTTTTTTCAAGTAATATTTAGTACAATGATGATGAAAGAAGTTGCTTCTGATTATATTGGCAGAACAAACGGGATTATTATGCCACTAATGATGGCAGGTATGCTTTTAGGCAGTGCTAGCTCAGGATTTATTGTGCTTAAAGTAGATTTATTTGGTGCTTATGTTTTATCAGCTATTTTAACACTTTCCTGTATTATTTTGACAAGTCGACTTCAATTAGAGAAGGTTGAATTAAGAACGAACTAA
- a CDS encoding AraC family transcriptional regulator, whose product MLLYESHHFDFISNYDSSNLNFPSHLHRCFELIFVVGGEMEVMIEERSFHLHTGQYLLILPNEIHSISTVSQSRAKICIFSPDYVPTFQKMIENRSLENPIFYLSVQAKILLSKTLFKDDLNLLEQKASLYLLLSELMAQTSLIKTEKKDSALLHTLLTYIQEHFTEPITLQSLAGTLGYSYNYLSKYFNARVKTSFTEFLNDTRVNYACHLLRTTEKNITEIAYLCGYENIRSFNRNFIKKVLCTPKEYRSTLPSLFLGLHPVHNIKTADDKDTETDLYGRI is encoded by the coding sequence ATGTTATTATATGAATCCCACCATTTTGATTTCATTTCAAACTATGACTCCAGCAATTTAAACTTTCCAAGCCATCTCCACCGTTGTTTTGAATTAATCTTTGTTGTTGGTGGCGAAATGGAAGTGATGATTGAAGAAAGAAGTTTTCATTTACACACTGGACAATATTTACTAATATTACCGAACGAAATTCACTCTATTTCGACAGTATCTCAATCAAGGGCTAAAATATGTATTTTTTCACCTGATTATGTACCGACCTTTCAAAAGATGATCGAAAATCGTTCCCTTGAAAATCCCATTTTCTACCTATCTGTCCAGGCAAAAATACTTCTATCAAAAACACTCTTTAAAGATGACCTCAACTTGTTAGAACAAAAAGCTAGTCTTTATTTGTTATTATCCGAGTTAATGGCCCAAACAAGCCTCATTAAAACAGAAAAAAAAGACTCAGCATTGCTTCATACCTTGTTAACATACATACAAGAACATTTTACAGAACCGATTACTTTACAGAGTTTAGCTGGCACACTTGGATATAGCTATAATTATTTATCGAAATACTTTAATGCTCGTGTCAAAACATCGTTCACAGAGTTTTTAAATGATACTCGGGTTAACTATGCTTGTCATCTGCTCAGAACAACAGAAAAAAATATCACGGAGATTGCTTATCTTTGTGGATATGAAAACATCCGCTCATTTAATCGGAACTTTATCAAAAAAGTTTTATGTACACCAAAAGAATACCGAAGTACACTTCCATCACTTTTTCTTGGTTTGCATCCTGTCCACAACATAAAAACTGCTGATGATAAAGATACCGAGACTGACTTATATGGCAGAATATGA
- a CDS encoding cell wall hydrolase has translation MARIAYRDSDIDLMARMMRAEAEGEGNQGMLYVGNVIVNRVVANCTDFKDLRNVQQVIFQVQGGNYSFEAVQKGNVFYQRARESERRLALQTVKFWRDHPAKFALWYFNPSGACPPTWYNQPFTGQFKEHCFYEPAAGTCESVYRG, from the coding sequence ATGGCCAGAATAGCGTACAGAGATTCAGACATTGACTTAATGGCAAGAATGATGAGAGCTGAAGCTGAGGGTGAAGGAAATCAAGGCATGCTCTATGTTGGAAATGTCATTGTAAACCGTGTTGTCGCCAACTGTACAGACTTTAAAGATTTAAGAAATGTTCAACAAGTCATTTTTCAAGTTCAAGGAGGAAATTACTCTTTTGAAGCTGTTCAAAAGGGCAATGTGTTTTATCAAAGAGCAAGAGAGTCTGAAAGAAGATTAGCACTGCAAACGGTGAAGTTTTGGAGAGATCATCCAGCGAAATTTGCTTTATGGTACTTTAATCCAAGTGGTGCATGTCCCCCAACCTGGTATAACCAACCTTTTACGGGGCAATTTAAAGAACATTGTTTTTATGAACCAGCGGCTGGAACATGCGAAAGTGTTTATAGAGGATGA
- a CDS encoding MerR family transcriptional regulator, whose translation MAEYMIKEVSKKMKLPTHTIRFYEKEGLLPFVKRDKNGYRVFREEDLGWLDFIVCLKVTGMPVSDLREIITLTVNGENNFDSRRSILLKQFAVLKEKQRQLDKAFDKIEVKLKYFDNLEQEFNQNSKHESNLKSEV comes from the coding sequence ATGGCAGAGTATATGATTAAAGAAGTATCAAAAAAGATGAAATTACCTACTCATACTATACGTTTTTACGAAAAAGAAGGGTTATTACCATTCGTAAAAAGAGATAAAAATGGTTATCGTGTTTTTCGAGAAGAAGACCTTGGATGGTTAGATTTTATTGTTTGTTTAAAAGTAACTGGAATGCCAGTAAGTGATTTAAGAGAAATTATTACCCTAACAGTAAATGGAGAAAATAATTTTGATTCAAGACGGTCTATATTATTAAAACAATTTGCAGTTCTAAAAGAAAAACAAAGGCAACTAGATAAAGCCTTTGACAAAATAGAGGTTAAGTTAAAGTATTTTGATAACCTCGAGCAAGAATTTAATCAAAATTCTAAACACGAAAGTAATTTAAAATCAGAAGTGTAA
- a CDS encoding MFS transporter gives MRNYPISIFILAIGAFAIGMTEFVLMGILPDVAQDLNIPISKAGHFVSVYALGVAIGGPIMTLLTLKMPRKKLILLLILFSIIGNLGSTFAPNYESLILFRIIASLTHGTYMGACALLATNLVSKERSGRAVSFIFAGLLSSNVLGVPIGTFIGQQLSWRYSFAVITILGIISFLGIIMFVPSSKDRAEFNVKKEILASINPQIILALFITFFGFGGMYLAFTYITPILTNLTHFESSSISWILLIFGVGSTVGSIIGGKLSDWRLMPWLNINIVLLILVMILYGVVSSNKVLVIPITFIWGLIAYALLPTIQSRLVLLAADAPNLASTLTNTAFNISISFASFFGGIIIDSFSLAYIFYIGALQSFVGLILAYISYLVDKRLTIRKKLLKI, from the coding sequence ATGAGAAATTATCCAATTTCTATATTTATCTTAGCAATAGGAGCATTTGCTATTGGTATGACTGAATTTGTGTTAATGGGTATTTTGCCTGATGTTGCACAGGACTTAAATATACCCATCTCTAAAGCGGGGCACTTTGTTTCTGTTTATGCCCTAGGAGTTGCTATAGGTGGTCCAATTATGACCTTGCTTACATTAAAAATGCCTCGAAAGAAATTAATTCTCTTATTGATTCTTTTTTCTATAATTGGAAACCTTGGCTCGACATTTGCGCCTAATTATGAATCTTTAATTTTATTTCGTATCATCGCTTCGCTTACACATGGAACCTATATGGGTGCTTGTGCACTATTAGCAACTAATTTAGTTTCAAAAGAACGATCCGGACGTGCAGTTAGTTTTATTTTTGCAGGCCTTTTAAGTTCAAACGTTTTAGGAGTCCCAATAGGGACGTTTATCGGTCAACAATTAAGCTGGAGATATAGCTTTGCGGTTATTACAATTCTAGGAATCATTTCATTTCTCGGAATTATAATGTTTGTACCTTCCAGTAAAGATCGAGCAGAATTTAATGTGAAAAAAGAAATTCTTGCTTCAATCAATCCACAAATAATTCTGGCATTGTTCATTACTTTTTTCGGATTTGGAGGAATGTATTTAGCGTTCACTTACATTACACCCATTTTAACAAACTTAACTCACTTTGAATCGAGTAGTATCTCATGGATACTGTTAATATTTGGAGTAGGTTCAACTGTTGGGAGTATTATTGGTGGAAAACTGTCAGATTGGAGGCTAATGCCTTGGCTTAATATAAATATCGTTTTACTTATATTAGTAATGATTTTATATGGGGTTGTTAGTTCAAATAAAGTATTAGTTATTCCTATCACATTTATTTGGGGGTTAATTGCATATGCGCTTCTACCTACTATCCAGTCCCGGCTAGTACTTCTAGCAGCAGATGCTCCAAACCTTGCATCCACTTTAACTAATACAGCTTTTAATATTAGTATCTCTTTTGCTTCCTTCTTTGGGGGAATCATTATAGATTCATTTAGTTTAGCTTATATTTTCTATATTGGTGCTCTTCAATCATTTGTAGGTCTAATACTTGCATATATTAGTTATTTGGTAGATAAAAGACTTACAATTAGAAAAAAACTACTAAAAATCTAA